The Brucella anthropi ATCC 49188 genome window below encodes:
- a CDS encoding amino acid ABC transporter permease produces MQNIDFFFVLNAWPALLEGLKITLQLTVWANIIGLVAGFPLALLSNARIAPIRWIARFYIDLFRCTPVLVQVVWFFFCIPMIFEVWWSPVFMGVLILGMNQTAFNGEAFRAAIQSIPAAQRDAGVALGLGRWNYTRYIVLPQAIRTATPVLITNAIGIFQQSSLVALVGVADLMYQGKQLSTQTYRPIETFTFLAAFYLVVAIPFGRLAAFFEHRLERMNKV; encoded by the coding sequence ATGCAAAACATCGATTTCTTTTTCGTCCTCAATGCCTGGCCAGCGCTTCTGGAGGGATTAAAAATCACCCTCCAGCTCACGGTGTGGGCAAACATCATCGGGCTTGTTGCCGGGTTTCCCCTAGCCCTGCTCTCGAATGCCCGCATCGCACCGATACGGTGGATCGCGCGCTTCTATATCGACCTGTTTCGTTGTACGCCCGTCCTCGTTCAGGTCGTATGGTTCTTCTTCTGTATACCGATGATCTTCGAGGTGTGGTGGTCGCCGGTATTCATGGGTGTCCTCATCCTCGGAATGAACCAAACGGCGTTCAACGGTGAAGCATTCAGGGCTGCCATCCAGTCCATTCCCGCAGCGCAAAGGGATGCTGGTGTCGCACTTGGCCTCGGCCGTTGGAACTACACTAGATACATCGTGCTACCCCAGGCAATCAGGACCGCGACGCCGGTCCTGATCACAAATGCGATTGGTATCTTTCAGCAAAGCTCGCTTGTTGCACTCGTGGGTGTTGCCGACCTGATGTATCAGGGCAAGCAGCTCTCGACCCAGACCTACCGCCCAATCGAGACGTTTACCTTCCTCGCGGCATTTTATCTGGTTGTCGCAATCCCCTTTGGTCGTCTAGCCGCGTTCTTTGAACACCGGCTGGAGCGTATGAACAAGGTGTAA
- a CDS encoding amino acid ABC transporter permease yields MQDLDFSVVLQYGPALLKGLVLTLQITVLCGLASVVFGFLIGVGRKSNVRPVRWACSLYVEVLRGTPVLITLFWVFFCFPIIFDVELSPFISAVIALTLYTSAITSESFRAALGSIGQDQHDACKALGLSRFSKMMYVVAPQTIVRAIPNLMSNLVSLFKESALVSAVGVVELMYTAQNISNVTARPVEVLTTAALVYFVIGWVLTRLVNAAETRLLVKMAV; encoded by the coding sequence ATGCAAGATCTCGATTTCTCTGTTGTTCTGCAATACGGCCCGGCGTTGCTCAAAGGGCTCGTTCTGACCCTCCAGATTACGGTGCTTTGCGGATTGGCAAGCGTTGTGTTCGGCTTTCTCATCGGTGTTGGACGCAAGTCCAACGTTCGACCGGTCCGCTGGGCCTGCTCTCTCTATGTCGAGGTGCTGCGCGGTACGCCGGTCCTGATCACCTTGTTCTGGGTCTTCTTCTGTTTCCCGATCATTTTCGACGTTGAACTCAGTCCCTTCATCTCGGCCGTGATTGCCCTGACACTCTATACATCGGCGATCACCAGCGAGTCCTTTCGGGCTGCCTTAGGGTCGATCGGGCAAGATCAGCACGATGCTTGCAAAGCGCTTGGTCTGAGCCGTTTTTCGAAGATGATGTATGTGGTCGCGCCACAGACAATCGTACGCGCCATTCCCAATCTAATGTCGAACCTGGTGAGCCTCTTCAAGGAGAGTGCGCTCGTTTCGGCAGTCGGCGTGGTCGAACTTATGTACACGGCCCAAAACATATCGAACGTGACTGCGAGGCCTGTCGAGGTACTGACGACCGCGGCTCTCGTCTACTTCGTTATCGGCTGGGTGCTCACGCGACTGGTCAATGCCGCGGAAACGCGCCTGCTCGTCAAAATGGCAGTGTGA
- a CDS encoding SDR family NAD(P)-dependent oxidoreductase — MASTNEQTSSPLAVVTGGASGIGEASVRGFVSAGWRVVIADINDERGKAIAAELGAAVSYRHLDVSDEQAVTQFKEAVYAEHGLVSALVNSGGILQNATRVTKMPVEEFDRIIDVNLRGTMLTARAFGEQMAQSGGGSIVNLCSLTTFQPWPQPAYAMSKSALKMLTEIMAAELGPQGVRVNAVAPGYTMTEAMKSRIDRGERDPSVVISRSALRRFVEPREVADAIFFLCSPSASAITGITIPIDAGWLVYTSYMSAAARPAD, encoded by the coding sequence ATGGCAAGTACAAATGAACAAACCTCTTCGCCGCTCGCGGTTGTCACCGGCGGCGCAAGCGGGATTGGCGAGGCCAGTGTGCGCGGTTTCGTGTCTGCCGGCTGGCGGGTTGTTATCGCAGACATCAACGACGAACGGGGAAAGGCAATCGCTGCCGAATTGGGTGCCGCGGTCAGCTACCGTCATCTTGATGTGTCTGACGAGCAGGCGGTGACGCAATTCAAAGAGGCAGTCTATGCAGAGCATGGGCTTGTGTCGGCACTTGTGAACTCTGGCGGCATTTTGCAGAACGCCACCAGGGTGACGAAAATGCCGGTCGAGGAATTCGATCGCATCATCGACGTCAACCTTCGCGGAACGATGCTCACTGCGCGCGCCTTCGGCGAGCAGATGGCGCAATCGGGCGGCGGATCGATTGTGAACCTCTGCTCGCTGACCACTTTCCAGCCCTGGCCACAGCCGGCATATGCCATGAGCAAATCGGCGCTGAAGATGCTGACCGAAATCATGGCCGCCGAACTTGGTCCGCAGGGTGTCCGTGTCAATGCGGTAGCGCCCGGATATACGATGACCGAGGCGATGAAGAGCCGCATCGATCGCGGCGAACGCGACCCCTCTGTTGTCATTTCCAGATCCGCGCTGCGACGGTTCGTCGAGCCGAGGGAGGTTGCAGATGCAATCTTCTTCCTGTGCTCTCCGTCCGCGTCCGCCATCACCGGGATCACCATTCCAATCGATGCGGGCTGGCTGGTCTATACGTCCTATATGAGCGCGGCCGCGCGACCCGCGGACTAA
- a CDS encoding substrate-binding periplasmic protein: MKLTKLITGLILGATVLAGAGQAYAQSAEGYWQEIQKRGTLRCGAAVAPPHVIRDPQSGEYSGTFVDLCKKFAQDALGVKAEIVDTTWDNIVAGLQANRWDLSMALNQNPKRAMAIAFSHPVVQYEVSGVYDKANPKFSTAPKSIADLDVAGVTIIIMSGTAIDGTLTRQIKNATILRLPDIDATRLALSSRRGDILVDDSDSNTLFSATGKDRWVTLNPEPAISKQGIAFGLRRDASYSDIQSLNFFIQEQTAIGEVDRIASGYIDKLAAEIKK, translated from the coding sequence ATGAAACTTACGAAGCTCATCACCGGGTTGATCCTCGGCGCGACAGTTCTCGCCGGAGCAGGTCAGGCCTATGCCCAGTCTGCCGAAGGTTACTGGCAGGAAATCCAGAAGCGCGGAACGCTCCGGTGCGGCGCGGCAGTCGCGCCCCCGCACGTTATTCGCGATCCTCAAAGCGGCGAATACAGCGGTACATTCGTCGACCTCTGCAAGAAGTTTGCTCAGGACGCCCTTGGCGTAAAAGCTGAAATCGTCGACACGACCTGGGACAACATCGTTGCCGGCCTGCAGGCCAATCGCTGGGACCTGTCCATGGCTTTGAACCAGAATCCCAAGCGGGCTATGGCGATCGCCTTCAGTCACCCGGTCGTTCAGTACGAAGTTTCCGGCGTTTACGACAAGGCAAATCCGAAGTTCTCCACGGCACCGAAGTCTATCGCAGATCTCGACGTCGCCGGCGTGACGATCATCATCATGTCGGGCACGGCAATCGACGGAACACTGACGCGCCAGATCAAGAATGCAACGATCCTGCGCCTGCCCGATATCGATGCCACTCGCCTGGCGCTCTCTTCACGGAGAGGCGACATCCTCGTCGATGACAGCGACAGCAACACGCTGTTTTCAGCGACGGGCAAGGATCGCTGGGTGACGCTTAACCCCGAGCCTGCAATTTCGAAGCAGGGCATCGCATTTGGCCTGCGTCGTGATGCTTCGTATTCGGATATCCAGTCGCTGAACTTCTTCATCCAGGAGCAGACCGCGATAGGCGAAGTCGACCGCATCGCGAGCGGATACATCGACAAGCTCGCAGCCGAAATCAAGAAATAG
- a CDS encoding dihydroxy-acid dehydratase yields MENMMTVDKKPLRSEAWFKRIDNTGYEHRTHLKARGALPDMFEGKPVIGIANSASDLVPCNAHLTELAEWVARGVLEAGGFPLVFSTMSIGDSIMRPSGMLFRNMMSMELEATLRANPLDGVVLLTGCDNTAPAYMMGAASVDLPTIVVHGGTMLSGRVGMRQVGSGSDIFRMHGEYKAGRMTKDAFLASEYGMSRSNGACNTMGTATTMGCIAEALGLSLTGSAAIPAVDGRRKGSAQLSGRRIVEMVREDLAFSKIVDRSALENAIRVNAALGGSTNAIIHLLALAGRLEIELTLADFEENSRSIPLLANILPNGKYLVEEFFSAGGLPAVMASLGERLNLDARTAGGKTLREELAGVESLDHDVIAPFDKPIKPQNALRIIRGNIAPNGAVMKPSAASPHLMKHTGRAVVFESVEDLDKRIDDPSLNIDETCVLVLKGIGPRGYPGMPELGNIRLPKHILEKGVTDMVRISDGRMSGTAYGTVVLHVAPESSIGGPLALIRDGDLISLDVEAGTLSVDLTDEELEQRRSQASFAPISHKRGYERLFVEHVLQADKGLDFDFLVGRSGNEAPTRRPF; encoded by the coding sequence ATGGAGAACATGATGACCGTCGACAAAAAACCTCTCCGTAGCGAGGCATGGTTTAAGCGTATTGACAATACCGGGTATGAGCACCGCACCCACCTCAAGGCGCGTGGTGCGCTACCAGATATGTTCGAGGGCAAACCCGTAATCGGCATTGCCAACTCGGCATCCGATCTGGTCCCCTGCAACGCCCATCTCACGGAACTGGCGGAATGGGTTGCTCGCGGTGTGCTCGAAGCTGGCGGTTTTCCGCTTGTGTTTTCTACGATGTCAATCGGCGACTCCATCATGCGTCCGAGCGGAATGCTCTTCCGCAATATGATGAGTATGGAGCTCGAGGCGACACTTCGCGCAAACCCGCTCGACGGCGTGGTTTTGCTAACAGGATGCGACAATACGGCGCCCGCCTACATGATGGGGGCGGCCAGCGTCGATCTTCCGACCATCGTCGTGCACGGTGGGACGATGCTGAGCGGTCGCGTTGGGATGCGGCAGGTAGGTTCGGGTTCCGACATTTTTCGTATGCACGGCGAATACAAGGCAGGGCGTATGACGAAGGACGCTTTCCTTGCGTCGGAATATGGAATGTCGCGCAGTAACGGCGCCTGTAACACGATGGGGACGGCAACGACGATGGGCTGTATCGCAGAAGCCCTCGGCCTCAGTCTCACGGGATCTGCTGCCATTCCCGCGGTTGATGGGCGTCGGAAGGGCTCCGCGCAGTTGTCCGGTCGGCGAATCGTCGAGATGGTCAGAGAAGATCTGGCGTTCTCTAAGATCGTCGATCGATCGGCGCTTGAGAATGCAATCCGAGTCAACGCTGCCCTTGGCGGGAGCACGAATGCAATCATTCATTTGCTGGCTTTGGCAGGGCGTCTGGAGATTGAACTGACCCTTGCCGACTTCGAAGAAAACAGCCGGTCAATCCCGCTTCTTGCCAACATCCTTCCGAACGGCAAGTACCTCGTCGAGGAATTCTTCTCCGCGGGTGGATTGCCAGCCGTCATGGCATCGCTTGGGGAGAGGCTCAACCTTGATGCGCGCACCGCAGGCGGAAAGACACTGCGGGAGGAACTCGCTGGCGTCGAAAGCCTTGACCACGATGTCATCGCGCCGTTCGACAAACCGATCAAGCCGCAGAACGCGTTGCGCATCATCAGGGGCAACATTGCACCAAACGGTGCTGTGATGAAACCATCAGCCGCAAGTCCGCACCTGATGAAACATACGGGCCGTGCCGTCGTGTTCGAATCCGTGGAAGATCTCGACAAGCGCATCGATGATCCGTCTCTGAATATCGACGAGACCTGCGTACTCGTTCTGAAGGGCATTGGCCCTAGAGGTTATCCGGGCATGCCGGAACTTGGAAATATCCGTTTGCCCAAGCATATTCTCGAAAAGGGCGTCACCGATATGGTCAGGATTTCGGACGGCCGCATGAGTGGCACGGCTTATGGTACCGTCGTGCTTCACGTTGCGCCCGAATCCTCGATCGGTGGTCCGCTGGCTCTGATCCGTGATGGTGACCTGATCTCGCTGGACGTCGAGGCGGGCACATTGTCGGTCGATCTTACGGATGAAGAACTTGAACAGCGGCGGTCGCAAGCCTCCTTCGCGCCCATCAGCCACAAGCGCGGTTACGAGCGCCTCTTTGTTGAGCATGTTTTGCAGGCTGATAAGGGGCTCGATTTTGATTTCCTGGTGGGGCGAAGCGGGAACGAAGCTCCGACGAGACGACCGTTCTAA
- a CDS encoding GntR family transcriptional regulator — MKLPKIEKMPADVRALGVLRSQIVDGSIRPGSRLTEVQLSEGMGLSRATVRTALHQLGKEGLVSLVPYTGWTVVELTHQDVWELYTLRGAIERLAAQFAATNADNEAMSRIEAAFDRLKNTVTESSETIAEADFGFHKSIIDESGHSRLKQQYKLIEQQIRVFIRSSNLLIEDPLEIIVQHEPIWNAIRERDSVLAGTLAEQHNITEGQKLTGSLSRPDGD; from the coding sequence ATGAAGCTACCAAAAATCGAAAAGATGCCAGCGGACGTGCGAGCGCTTGGCGTATTGAGATCCCAAATCGTAGACGGATCGATCCGACCGGGATCGCGCTTGACAGAGGTCCAGCTTTCGGAGGGCATGGGTCTTTCCCGTGCCACTGTCCGCACGGCGCTGCATCAGCTTGGAAAAGAAGGGCTTGTCAGTCTCGTTCCCTACACGGGTTGGACGGTCGTTGAACTCACTCATCAGGATGTCTGGGAGCTCTATACACTACGAGGTGCTATCGAACGTCTGGCGGCACAGTTTGCTGCGACCAATGCCGACAACGAAGCGATGTCGCGTATTGAGGCCGCATTTGATAGGCTGAAAAATACAGTGACGGAGAGCTCTGAAACAATTGCCGAGGCCGATTTCGGTTTTCATAAATCGATCATCGACGAGTCAGGGCATAGCCGCCTAAAACAACAATATAAGCTGATAGAGCAGCAAATCCGTGTGTTCATCCGATCAAGCAATCTTCTGATAGAAGATCCCTTGGAGATTATCGTCCAGCATGAACCGATCTGGAATGCTATCCGTGAACGGGATTCGGTTCTTGCCGGGACGTTGGCTGAGCAACACAACATTACAGAAGGTCAAAAGCTCACCGGTTCATTATCACGTCCCGACGGCGACTGA
- a CDS encoding glycerate kinase type-2 family protein, translating into MFRANKIRNADEIAAHGDAASRQIVLEIADRTLERLDSYKRIRSIMRLEGDILHIGTKSWDLSKKRNIYLFGAGKACNHMAMAVDHVLGDRLTRGIAIVKIHEETDRFNKTEVYVGGHPLPNEAGYRASRKMIEIIDQAGPDDLFIGVISGGSSALMSCPIDGISLQDEIDTTDVLLKSGAGIYEINAVRRHISALNGGMLAKRIQDVGAELIGFGISDAVGSPATGDIAVPYAAYKSTPIGPDATTLDDARATIVNYDVADRLPKSVVDYLMNAGPDKETPKAFPNNTYFLLNTLPDSCIYAREICEEMGIPAIIISSFLEGESKDAGTFFASMAREIQTYGNPVKAPCVLLSSGEVTTQILDNSVIRGHGGPGQEMTISFAITAAKTKGACLLSIDSEGTDGTAKVAGGITDSASLAAAAGKGINLHQTLREHSCFEALDAIGSAVFTGNTGTNLCDLNILYVPALKEGQ; encoded by the coding sequence ATGTTCAGGGCGAACAAAATTCGAAACGCTGACGAGATTGCCGCTCACGGGGATGCGGCGTCACGCCAGATTGTCCTTGAAATCGCGGACCGGACACTTGAGCGGCTCGATAGCTACAAGCGCATCCGCAGCATCATGCGACTTGAGGGCGATATCCTGCACATCGGCACGAAGTCGTGGGACCTGTCGAAGAAGCGCAACATCTACCTCTTTGGTGCGGGCAAGGCCTGCAACCACATGGCCATGGCGGTGGATCACGTCCTTGGCGACCGCCTCACGCGCGGAATAGCCATCGTGAAGATCCACGAGGAAACCGATCGTTTCAACAAGACCGAGGTTTACGTTGGCGGCCATCCTCTGCCGAACGAGGCAGGCTACCGGGCGTCCAGGAAGATGATCGAGATCATCGACCAGGCGGGTCCGGACGACCTTTTTATCGGAGTCATCAGCGGTGGCAGTTCGGCATTGATGTCCTGCCCAATCGACGGTATTTCGCTGCAGGACGAGATCGACACGACCGACGTACTGCTGAAATCCGGCGCCGGAATCTACGAAATCAACGCGGTGCGCCGGCACATATCCGCGCTGAACGGGGGCATGCTCGCCAAGCGCATTCAGGACGTGGGCGCGGAGCTGATCGGCTTCGGCATCAGCGATGCCGTCGGCTCACCGGCAACCGGTGACATCGCCGTCCCCTACGCTGCCTATAAAAGCACGCCCATTGGGCCCGATGCGACGACACTGGATGATGCGCGCGCTACCATCGTCAATTATGACGTGGCCGACCGCCTGCCAAAGAGCGTCGTCGACTACCTGATGAATGCCGGGCCGGACAAGGAAACGCCGAAGGCCTTTCCGAACAACACCTATTTCTTGCTCAACACCCTGCCGGATTCCTGCATCTACGCCAGGGAAATCTGTGAGGAGATGGGTATTCCTGCCATTATCATCTCTTCTTTCCTGGAAGGTGAAAGCAAGGACGCAGGCACGTTCTTCGCTTCGATGGCGCGTGAGATCCAGACTTACGGCAACCCGGTCAAGGCGCCGTGCGTGCTGCTCAGTTCTGGCGAAGTCACGACTCAGATTCTCGACAACAGCGTCATCCGCGGGCACGGCGGACCGGGCCAGGAAATGACGATCAGCTTTGCGATCACCGCCGCGAAAACAAAGGGCGCGTGCCTTCTGTCGATTGACAGCGAAGGAACCGACGGGACGGCCAAGGTGGCCGGCGGCATCACCGATTCCGCCAGTCTGGCGGCTGCTGCGGGAAAGGGCATCAATCTCCATCAGACGCTGCGCGAGCACAGTTGTTTCGAGGCGCTCGACGCTATCGGCTCCGCTGTCTTCACCGGCAACACCGGCACCAACCTGTGCGACCTCAACATTCTTTACGTACCAGCTCTGAAGGAGGGCCAGTAA
- the eno gene encoding phosphopyruvate hydratase, which yields MEDRIASIFAQQIIDCKCRPAVEVEIRTESGAVGRGAAPTGSSVGMHEAFVLRDGDKSTYGGLSVHKAVEKVETIIAPALIGMDVFDQRAIDEKMIAIDGTPDKGSLGGNTIYSVSIAAFRAAADALRIPLYDHIAGGSIKTVPVPCFNVINGGKYDGFIQSFNEFLIVPYGTDSIDVSIEMAVTVFQELSHVLTRHLGHKPQVASSYGYAAPSDDPEVLLDLMQQAIDACGYTGRIAFALDCASSEFFDAESHTYLLKGQRVSSDELIAYAKRLTEKYDFVFIEDLLDENDWDGYVKANREIDRTIILGDDLTVTKLEYLKRAFETKAVGGFILKPNQVGTITEAMDAHRYASEHGMISVPSGRSGGVVDDVVMDFSVGLQVPFQKNGAPRSGERIEKLNFLMRANARSAGCRLYDIKPLLKF from the coding sequence ATGGAAGACAGGATTGCCTCAATCTTCGCCCAGCAGATCATCGACTGCAAATGCCGCCCAGCGGTAGAGGTGGAAATCCGCACCGAAAGCGGTGCTGTCGGCCGCGGCGCGGCTCCGACCGGGAGCTCGGTCGGCATGCACGAAGCCTTCGTGCTGCGCGACGGCGACAAGTCGACCTATGGCGGCCTTAGTGTTCACAAGGCGGTCGAGAAGGTCGAGACGATCATCGCACCAGCGCTCATCGGGATGGACGTCTTCGATCAGCGCGCCATTGACGAGAAGATGATCGCGATCGACGGTACGCCAGATAAGGGGAGCCTTGGCGGCAACACGATATATTCGGTATCGATCGCGGCTTTCCGTGCTGCGGCCGATGCGCTGCGCATTCCGCTCTATGACCACATTGCGGGCGGTTCGATCAAGACTGTGCCTGTTCCCTGCTTCAACGTCATCAATGGCGGAAAATACGACGGTTTCATCCAGTCCTTCAACGAGTTCCTGATCGTTCCCTACGGTACGGACAGTATCGACGTTTCGATCGAGATGGCGGTTACCGTTTTCCAGGAGCTCTCGCACGTGCTCACCAGACACCTCGGCCACAAACCGCAGGTCGCTAGCTCTTACGGTTACGCAGCGCCCTCGGACGATCCGGAAGTGCTTCTCGATCTCATGCAGCAGGCTATCGACGCCTGCGGCTACACCGGGCGCATCGCTTTCGCTCTCGATTGCGCGTCGAGCGAGTTTTTCGACGCTGAGAGCCATACGTATCTTCTGAAAGGGCAACGCGTTAGCAGTGACGAGCTGATCGCTTACGCCAAGCGCCTGACGGAAAAATACGACTTCGTTTTTATCGAGGACCTCCTCGATGAGAACGACTGGGATGGCTATGTTAAAGCAAACCGCGAGATTGACCGGACGATCATCCTTGGTGACGACCTAACGGTAACCAAGCTCGAATACCTCAAGCGCGCTTTCGAAACCAAAGCTGTCGGCGGCTTTATCCTGAAGCCCAATCAGGTCGGCACGATCACAGAAGCGATGGACGCTCACCGCTACGCGAGCGAACATGGCATGATTTCCGTCCCCTCAGGGCGCTCCGGCGGTGTCGTTGACGATGTCGTGATGGATTTCTCGGTCGGACTTCAGGTTCCGTTTCAGAAGAACGGCGCGCCTCGTTCCGGCGAGCGCATCGAAAAGCTGAACTTCCTGATGCGTGCCAATGCCCGCAGCGCCGGATGTCGCCTTTACGACATCAAGCCTCTCCTAAAATTCTGA
- a CDS encoding tyramine oxidase subunit B: MTTKIDFLYLSEPDMIAAGVNDAKRCVEICEETFSLLGEGDYLMGGANHNSHGLNIVFPKETKFPNMPVAGPDRRFAAMPGYLGGRFDVCGNKWYGSNHANTQKGLPRSILTMMLNDKETGAPLALMSANLLSAARTGAVPGVAAKHLANKDAKVVSIVGCGPINKACFTAIMTQLPAVEKVVCFDVFLDKANELARWVAETYKVEAVGVDEAEAGFRNIDVITVAASRLKPLYFKDEWIKEGATILVSGPFNTDESFLTGATIVYDHTPLQEAYVEDAIASGNKDAYYGGVIGGPFFRLIDAGKLPALKDSTGLGDVVNGKKPGRESAKDRVIFIACGMAVFDISWGFEVYENAKKNGIGQSLNLWDKPALA; encoded by the coding sequence ATGACCACGAAAATCGACTTTCTCTACCTTTCCGAACCCGACATGATCGCCGCCGGTGTCAACGACGCAAAGCGTTGCGTGGAAATCTGCGAGGAGACTTTCAGCCTGCTGGGCGAGGGCGACTACCTCATGGGCGGTGCCAACCACAACAGCCATGGCCTCAACATCGTCTTTCCGAAGGAAACGAAGTTCCCGAACATGCCCGTCGCCGGCCCGGACCGGCGTTTCGCCGCCATGCCCGGTTATCTCGGCGGCCGCTTCGACGTCTGCGGCAACAAGTGGTACGGCTCGAACCATGCCAATACCCAGAAGGGCCTTCCGCGCTCGATCCTAACGATGATGCTGAACGACAAGGAAACCGGCGCGCCGCTGGCGCTGATGTCAGCGAACCTGCTCAGCGCCGCGCGCACAGGCGCCGTACCGGGCGTCGCGGCAAAGCACCTCGCCAACAAGGATGCTAAGGTCGTCTCCATTGTCGGTTGCGGTCCGATCAACAAGGCCTGCTTCACCGCCATCATGACGCAGCTTCCCGCCGTCGAGAAAGTCGTCTGCTTCGACGTGTTCCTGGACAAGGCAAATGAACTTGCGCGCTGGGTCGCGGAGACCTACAAGGTCGAGGCCGTCGGCGTCGACGAGGCCGAGGCAGGCTTCCGCAACATCGACGTCATCACCGTGGCGGCTTCGCGCCTCAAGCCGCTCTACTTCAAGGACGAGTGGATCAAGGAAGGCGCGACCATCCTCGTTTCCGGTCCGTTTAACACGGACGAGTCCTTCCTCACTGGGGCGACGATCGTCTACGATCATACGCCGCTTCAGGAAGCCTATGTCGAGGACGCTATCGCCTCGGGCAACAAGGATGCCTATTACGGCGGCGTGATTGGCGGTCCGTTCTTCCGTCTCATCGACGCTGGCAAGTTGCCGGCTCTCAAAGACTCGACCGGCCTTGGCGACGTGGTCAACGGCAAGAAGCCGGGCCGCGAAAGCGCCAAGGATCGGGTCATCTTCATCGCTTGCGGCATGGCTGTCTTCGACATCAGCTGGGGCTTCGAAGTGTATGAGAACGCCAAGAAGAACGGCATCGGCCAGTCCCTCAATCTCTGGGACAAGCCCGCCCTCGCTTGA
- a CDS encoding dimethylsulfonioproprionate lyase family protein, with product MLSLADPVQATSTDHFFGPSISEIHIEEVSRGKRPKALKHVIRAMENSVLGQNPDVPGTLPACKMLNLLQASGVRSVSGPRLQPEFRLRGEFNTALNSLANEGPNSQFLAAALDELEDGLVWYSAKSGPFASLNFERNHAHAVLGAPKTDSSDKVLLGITIMAPYTRFPDYVLRLPRVMFPLSPGEYKSISGEWKSHQIGSPIVCAAGREFAMRCASHPLLSLWCQRLAT from the coding sequence ATGCTTTCGTTGGCCGACCCGGTTCAAGCGACCAGCACGGATCATTTCTTCGGTCCATCCATATCGGAGATACATATTGAGGAAGTTTCCCGGGGCAAGCGGCCCAAGGCTCTCAAACATGTCATCAGGGCCATGGAGAACAGTGTTCTCGGTCAAAACCCCGACGTACCCGGCACTTTGCCAGCCTGCAAGATGCTCAATCTTCTTCAGGCCAGTGGCGTTCGCAGCGTGTCCGGACCACGCTTGCAGCCCGAGTTTCGGCTCCGCGGCGAATTTAACACCGCGTTGAACAGTTTGGCTAACGAAGGCCCGAACTCACAGTTCCTGGCGGCAGCGCTGGATGAACTTGAAGATGGCCTCGTCTGGTATTCGGCAAAGAGCGGTCCGTTTGCCAGCCTCAATTTCGAGCGAAACCACGCTCATGCCGTTTTGGGGGCGCCCAAGACAGATAGTAGCGACAAGGTGTTGCTCGGCATCACAATCATGGCGCCATACACCCGCTTTCCGGACTACGTCCTGCGCTTGCCGCGGGTGATGTTTCCTCTTTCGCCTGGAGAGTACAAATCGATCAGCGGTGAGTGGAAGAGCCACCAGATCGGTTCCCCGATTGTCTGCGCCGCAGGTCGTGAGTTTGCGATGCGATGCGCGTCGCACCCGCTTCTTTCCCTATGGTGCCAGAGGCTGGCGACCTGA